Proteins encoded in a region of the Candidatus Providencia siddallii genome:
- the mfd gene encoding transcription-repair coupling factor, whose amino-acid sequence MLSKFNYEFPIYNNDILYLGCLIGVSSLFEYGDIINKHKGLVVIVVKKTQDKLRLCEEIKCFTKHPVEIFHDWETLPYDKFSPSQEIISNRLLVLYKLLKIKKGGLIISINTLMQKICPKNFLIENTLIVNKGDKISIDDFKKKLEKIGYSHVIQISTYGEYIVRETLIDLFPMGNTIAFRIIFFKNKITILYTLNINSQHIVKEVDNIILLPIHEFIINEKSIENFCNQWKKHFKTYENFEYIYQQINKKKKQVGIEYWYPFFYSDSLSSIFDYLPKNTLFILQKLMKIAQNFQKDIKQRYENNNNLKSPLLYPDILWLSVDNLKEFLNKWPRIYFSNKKLINKKNIINLNYLSLPNIKVQIENKKSLEKLRLFIEQFNGKIIFFAKSKFSSQIIIELLASINVIVKLVNDYKDYLKNRFTIIICTGKYGFINKLDNIAVICENDLFGEQNIDFYLNNYYKKNINTYINDIDELYFNQAVVHIEHGIGRYQGLITIKTNNIKADYIIVMYADNVKLYVPILSLNLISKYVSNSNKNITLNKLGSDNWIKAKQKAFKKTRDIAVELLDIYAKRKLKVGFSYKIKENIYKKFCKNFSFEITKDQKNAINSVILDMCKTTPMDRLICGDVGFGKTEVAMRAAFISVTNNKQVAILVPTTLLAQQHYDNFKKRFLDFSVKIEVLSRFKTIKEQQKILLKISEGEINILIGTHKILQKNIKWKNLGLLIIDEEHRFGVRHKVLINSMRSNIDVLTLTATPIPRTLDMAINEIRDLSVIFTPPVNRLSVKTFVYQYNEKIIREAILHEISRGGKVYYLYNNVDYIENVKIQLEKLVPEANFLIAHGQMREKKLKNVMIDFCNLCFNVLICTTIIETGIDIPTANTIIIERADNFGLAQLHQLRGRVGRSHYQGYAYLLIPNPKNMTMNAKKRIEVISSFNELGSGFTISMHDLEIRGSGELLGEEQSGQINTIGHTLYIKLLKNAIKSLKKGKEPSLIDLISQQTELELHISSILSEKYIQNVNIRLSFYKRIANIKSEYEINELRAELIDRFGILPDESEYLFIFSKIKLKAKSLGIKRIEACKNGGFIEFNKKNNINQKFLISLPLNNSNIYCLDGPFKIKFFYNLIDKNKRINFVKQLIDDFEKNKLN is encoded by the coding sequence ATGTTATCAAAGTTTAATTATGAATTTCCTATTTATAATAATGACATACTTTATTTAGGATGTTTAATTGGTGTTTCTAGTTTATTTGAATATGGAGATATTATTAATAAACATAAAGGATTAGTAGTTATAGTTGTAAAAAAAACACAAGATAAATTACGTTTATGCGAAGAAATAAAATGTTTTACAAAACATCCTGTTGAAATATTTCATGATTGGGAGACATTGCCGTACGATAAATTTTCACCAAGTCAAGAAATAATATCTAATAGATTATTAGTGTTATATAAATTATTAAAAATAAAAAAAGGAGGTTTAATTATTTCAATTAATACTTTAATGCAAAAAATTTGCCCTAAAAATTTTTTAATAGAAAATACATTAATTGTAAATAAAGGTGATAAAATATCTATTGATGATTTTAAAAAAAAATTAGAAAAAATTGGTTATAGTCATGTTATACAAATTTCAACATATGGAGAGTATATTGTTCGTGAAACATTAATAGATTTATTTCCAATGGGAAATACAATAGCATTTCGAATTATTTTTTTTAAAAATAAAATCACTATTTTATACACTTTAAATATTAATTCACAACATATAGTAAAAGAAGTTGATAATATTATTTTATTGCCAATTCATGAATTTATAATCAATGAAAAATCAATTGAAAATTTTTGTAATCAATGGAAAAAACATTTTAAAACTTATGAGAATTTTGAATATATTTATCAACAAATTAATAAAAAGAAAAAACAAGTTGGAATTGAATATTGGTATCCTTTTTTTTATTCTGATTCTCTATCTTCAATCTTTGATTATTTACCTAAAAATACTCTTTTTATTTTACAAAAATTAATGAAAATTGCTCAAAATTTTCAAAAAGATATAAAACAACGTTATGAAAATAATAATAATTTAAAAAGTCCTTTGCTTTATCCTGATATTTTATGGTTAAGTGTTGATAACCTTAAAGAATTTTTAAATAAATGGCCTCGTATTTATTTTTCAAATAAAAAATTGATAAATAAAAAAAATATTATAAATTTAAATTATTTATCATTACCAAATATAAAAGTACAAATAGAAAATAAAAAATCATTAGAAAAATTACGTTTATTTATTGAACAATTTAATGGAAAAATTATTTTTTTTGCAAAAAGTAAATTCAGTAGTCAAATTATTATTGAATTATTAGCTAGTATAAATGTTATAGTAAAATTAGTTAATGATTATAAAGATTATTTAAAAAATCGTTTTACGATTATAATTTGTACAGGTAAATATGGTTTTATTAATAAGTTAGATAATATTGCTGTAATTTGTGAAAATGATTTATTTGGTGAACAAAATATTGATTTTTATTTAAATAATTATTATAAAAAAAATATAAATACATATATCAATGATATTGATGAATTATATTTTAATCAAGCTGTAGTACATATAGAACATGGAATAGGTAGGTATCAAGGATTAATTACTATAAAAACCAACAATATTAAAGCTGATTATATTATTGTAATGTATGCAGATAATGTTAAATTATATGTTCCAATTTTATCTTTAAACTTAATTAGTAAATATGTAAGTAATTCTAATAAAAATATTACATTAAATAAACTTGGAAGTGATAATTGGATAAAAGCAAAACAAAAAGCGTTTAAAAAAACTAGAGATATTGCTGTAGAATTACTTGATATTTATGCAAAACGTAAATTAAAAGTAGGTTTTTCTTATAAAATAAAAGAGAATATTTATAAAAAATTTTGTAAAAATTTTTCGTTTGAAATAACTAAAGATCAAAAAAATGCAATTAATTCTGTTATATTAGATATGTGTAAAACAACACCAATGGATAGATTGATCTGCGGTGATGTTGGTTTTGGAAAAACCGAAGTAGCAATGAGAGCTGCATTTATTTCTGTAACTAATAACAAACAAGTTGCAATATTAGTTCCAACAACGTTGCTTGCTCAACAACATTATGATAATTTTAAAAAAAGATTTTTAGATTTTTCTGTTAAAATTGAAGTATTATCTAGATTTAAAACAATTAAAGAACAACAAAAAATACTTTTAAAAATATCAGAAGGTGAAATTAATATACTTATTGGAACCCATAAAATATTGCAAAAAAATATAAAATGGAAAAATCTTGGTTTACTTATAATTGATGAAGAACATCGTTTTGGTGTTCGTCATAAAGTACTTATTAATTCTATGCGTTCAAATATTGATGTTTTAACATTAACTGCTACACCAATACCACGTACTTTGGATATGGCAATAAATGAAATTCGAGATCTTTCTGTTATTTTTACACCGCCAGTTAATCGTTTATCTGTAAAAACTTTTGTATATCAATATAATGAAAAAATTATTAGAGAAGCAATTTTACATGAAATATCACGTGGTGGAAAAGTTTATTATCTTTATAATAATGTAGATTATATAGAAAATGTTAAAATACAATTAGAAAAACTAGTTCCTGAAGCTAATTTTTTAATTGCTCATGGCCAAATGCGTGAGAAAAAACTTAAAAATGTAATGATAGATTTTTGTAATTTATGTTTTAATGTATTAATATGTACTACTATTATTGAGACAGGTATTGACATACCTACTGCAAATACAATTATTATTGAACGAGCAGATAATTTTGGTCTTGCTCAATTACATCAACTTAGAGGTCGTGTAGGTAGATCTCATTATCAAGGATATGCATATTTGTTAATTCCTAATCCAAAAAATATGACAATGAATGCTAAAAAACGAATTGAAGTAATTTCTTCTTTTAATGAATTGGGTTCTGGCTTTACGATTTCAATGCATGACCTTGAAATTAGAGGTTCTGGTGAATTATTAGGTGAAGAACAAAGTGGTCAAATTAATACTATAGGTCATACCTTATATATTAAATTATTAAAAAACGCAATAAAATCATTAAAAAAAGGTAAAGAACCTTCATTAATAGATTTAATATCTCAACAAACAGAACTTGAATTACATATATCTTCTATATTATCAGAGAAATATATACAAAATGTAAATATTAGACTTTCATTTTATAAACGAATTGCTAATATTAAAAGCGAATATGAAATTAATGAATTACGAGCTGAGCTTATAGATCGGTTTGGAATTTTACCGGATGAAAGTGAATATTTATTTATTTTTTCTAAAATTAAATTAAAAGCAAAGTCTTTAGGTATAAAACGTATAGAAGCTTGTAAAAATGGTGGTTTTATTGAATTTAATAAAAAAAATAATATTAATCAAAAATTTTTAATTAGTTTACCTTTAAATAATTCTAATATTTATTGTTTAGATGGTCCTTTTAAGATAAAATTTTTTTATAATTTAATTGATAAAAATAAAAGAATTAATTTTGTAAAACAATTGATTGATGATTTCGAAAAAAATAAATTAAATTAA
- a CDS encoding lipoprotein-releasing ABC transporter permease subunit — protein MNQSVSLFIGLRYIRGNSIDKFRLFISILSTIGITIGVTSLIIITSVMNGFEKLLQKNIFTYIPHAILTTTSRHINPKNYSIKKLNKIKGINRIEEIITDDIYLQSKNNVMLAIITGIDSSKKSLLLDKLIIGNRNSLINGKYNVFIGIKLAENLNIKYFDKIRLIAPNVNTLTPLGRIPNHKIFTVSGIFKTDSDSDENELLVSKQDAIKILHYPNEHITGWRLFLDDPLKVDILSKQHLPDNLIWIDWREKKGNLFQSVKMEKNMMFLLLSLIIIVAVFNIISSLFLLVIEKKKEIAILKTLGLNKKNILTIFIFQGSILTIIGSLLGVILGVIFSFQINTFMHIFKITSTYITIPVVIDYFNIFIILFFTILFSMFATIYPSFIASTIEPIKILRYE, from the coding sequence ATGAATCAATCAGTTTCTCTTTTTATAGGTTTACGTTATATACGTGGTAATTCAATTGATAAATTTAGATTATTCATATCAATTTTATCAACTATTGGGATAACAATTGGTGTTACATCATTAATTATAATCACATCAGTAATGAATGGTTTTGAAAAATTATTACAAAAAAATATTTTTACTTATATTCCTCATGCAATATTAACAACTACATCAAGACATATTAATCCTAAAAATTATTCAATTAAAAAATTAAATAAAATAAAAGGAATTAATAGAATTGAAGAAATTATAACAGATGATATTTATTTACAAAGTAAAAATAATGTTATGCTTGCAATAATTACAGGAATTGATTCATCTAAAAAATCATTATTATTAGATAAATTAATAATAGGTAATCGCAACTCTTTAATTAATGGCAAATATAATGTTTTTATAGGTATAAAACTAGCAGAAAATTTAAATATAAAATATTTTGACAAAATACGTTTAATCGCACCAAATGTGAATACATTAACACCATTAGGACGAATACCAAATCATAAAATATTTACTGTTTCTGGAATATTTAAAACTGACAGCGATTCTGATGAAAATGAATTACTTGTTTCTAAACAGGATGCAATCAAAATATTACATTATCCTAATGAACATATTACAGGATGGCGTTTGTTTCTTGATGATCCATTAAAAGTAGATATTTTAAGTAAACAACATTTACCAGATAATTTAATATGGATTGATTGGAGAGAAAAAAAAGGAAATTTATTTCAATCTGTAAAAATGGAAAAAAATATGATGTTTTTGTTATTAAGTTTAATTATTATTGTAGCAGTATTTAATATTATAAGCTCACTTTTTTTACTTGTAATAGAAAAAAAGAAAGAAATAGCTATTTTAAAAACTTTAGGGTTAAATAAAAAAAATATTTTAACTATTTTTATATTTCAAGGTAGTATTCTTACGATTATTGGATCGTTACTTGGAGTTATATTAGGTGTAATATTTTCTTTTCAAATAAATACATTTATGCATATATTTAAAATAACATCTACATATATTACAATACCTGTTGTAATTGATTATTTCAATATTTTTATTATTTTATTTTTTACAATATTATTTTCAATGTTTGCAACAATATATCCTTCTTTTATCGCTTCAACAATTGAACCAATTAAAATTTTGCGATATGAATAA
- the lolD gene encoding lipoprotein-releasing ABC transporter ATP-binding protein LolD, with product MNKQILICENLNKIYKNKICSLQVLKNINFSINKGELITIIGSSGSGKSTLLHMLGGLDTPSSGNIIFCGKYINKLSSNERAIIRNKKIGFIYQFHHLLHDFTSLENVAIPLLIGKNTKKKSFIIASEMLKIVGMNKKLNCFPSELSGGESQRVAIARALINKPILVLADEPTGNLDLYNKNIVFDLLKTINNKLKTTILIVTHDNSIAKQTDRQFEIYDGYLKQK from the coding sequence ATGAATAAACAAATCCTTATATGTGAAAATTTAAATAAAATTTATAAAAACAAAATTTGTTCATTACAAGTATTAAAAAATATTAATTTTTCAATTAATAAAGGTGAATTAATAACAATTATTGGTAGTTCAGGTTCTGGTAAAAGTACATTATTACATATGTTAGGTGGGTTAGATACACCATCAAGTGGAAATATAATTTTTTGTGGAAAATATATTAATAAGCTTTCATCAAATGAACGAGCTATTATTCGAAATAAAAAAATAGGTTTTATATATCAATTTCATCATTTATTGCATGATTTTACATCTTTAGAAAATGTTGCAATTCCTTTATTAATAGGAAAAAATACAAAAAAAAAATCATTTATAATAGCTTCTGAAATGTTAAAGATAGTTGGTATGAATAAAAAACTTAATTGTTTTCCATCAGAATTATCTGGAGGTGAAAGTCAAAGAGTAGCTATAGCAAGAGCGTTAATAAATAAACCAATTTTAGTTTTAGCAGATGAACCCACAGGAAATCTTGATTTATACAATAAAAATATTGTTTTTGATTTATTAAAAACAATCAATAATAAATTAAAAACAACAATTTTAATTGTAACTCATGATAATTCTATAGCAAAACAAACAGATCGACAATTTGAAATATATGATGGTTATTTAAAACAAAAATAA
- the lolE gene encoding lipoprotein-releasing ABC transporter permease subunit LolE, giving the protein MLFFSLFTAIRFSNIFRKINILSFMSIIAIFGIILGITVIIIGLSAINGFEQELNNRIISVIPHGQIYSIKQPYKNWYLAKNKIKKTPGVLGVSEYINFIGIIENGIKLKTTQIMCISPEKQNQITNLHHFVLNDGWKHFMQNNQSIILGEGLAKLLNIKLNDWITIIIPNIKKITNIQQNNRIRVHVIGFLRLNGFLDQQFALITIKNAQEFLNYNNAITGFIIKVEDPFKASKIVFNAGLRTMQNVVVKSWIDDYGYMYNDIQTIRGILYLSMFLIIGVACFNIVSILMITVKNKIIDIAILRSLGIKNNHIYKIFLWYGLIYGLISSFIGIILGILISLNITKIIKKIEFLTKYNFLSSDVYFINFLPSKLKIINIIYVLVTTIILSLLASLYPAYRANKIKPTHILKK; this is encoded by the coding sequence ATGTTATTTTTTTCATTATTTACAGCTATACGTTTTAGTAATATTTTTCGTAAAATCAATATTTTATCTTTTATGTCAATTATTGCAATTTTTGGCATAATCTTAGGTATTACTGTTATAATAATTGGACTAAGTGCAATTAATGGATTTGAACAAGAACTAAATAATCGCATTATTTCAGTAATTCCACATGGACAAATTTATTCAATTAAACAACCATATAAAAATTGGTATTTAGCAAAAAATAAAATTAAAAAAACACCAGGAGTCTTAGGTGTTAGTGAATATATAAATTTTATAGGAATAATTGAAAATGGTATAAAATTAAAAACAACACAAATAATGTGTATTTCACCAGAAAAACAAAATCAAATTACTAATTTACATCATTTTGTTTTAAATGATGGATGAAAACATTTTATGCAAAATAATCAATCAATTATTCTTGGAGAAGGATTAGCTAAATTATTAAATATAAAATTAAATGATTGGATTACAATAATAATACCAAATATAAAAAAAATAACAAATATACAACAAAATAATCGTATTCGTGTTCATGTTATTGGTTTTTTACGTTTAAATGGTTTTTTAGATCAACAATTTGCATTAATTACAATAAAAAATGCACAAGAATTTCTTAATTATAATAATGCTATAACTGGTTTTATAATAAAAGTAGAAGATCCTTTTAAAGCTAGTAAAATAGTTTTTAATGCTGGATTAAGAACAATGCAAAATGTTGTTGTGAAAAGTTGGATTGATGATTATGGATACATGTATAATGATATACAAACTATTCGTGGTATTTTATATTTATCAATGTTTTTAATAATAGGAGTTGCATGTTTTAATATTGTTTCAATATTAATGATAACTGTAAAAAATAAAATTATAGATATTGCAATTTTAAGATCTTTAGGTATTAAAAATAATCATATTTATAAAATTTTTTTATGGTATGGATTAATTTATGGATTAATTAGTTCATTTATTGGTATTATATTGGGTATTTTAATATCATTAAATATTACTAAAATAATAAAAAAAATAGAATTTTTAACAAAATATAATTTTCTTTCTAGTGATGTTTATTTTATAAATTTCTTACCTTCTAAGTTAAAAATAATAAACATTATTTATGTATTAGTAACAACTATCATTCTTAGTTTATTAGCTAGTTTATACCCAGCATATCGTGCAAATAAAATAAAACCTACGCATATTTTAAAAAAATAA
- the purB gene encoding adenylosuccinate lyase, translating into MKLSSLSAISPIDGRYADKVSVLRPIFSEFGLLKFRVQVEIFWLKKISEIEKIKEVSLLSKSAILYLNKIISNFSEQDAIRIKEIERITNHDIKAVEYFLKEKVSSINELCKISDFFHFACTSEDINNISYALMLKITREKILLPKWQQIINTIKTMALKYKNIPLLSRTHGQPATPSTVGKEFANIVYRLKRQYVQFEQTEILAKINGAVGNYNAHMIAYPDIRWHKISEEFITSLGLKWNPFTTQIEPHDYMSEFFDCIIRFNTIILNFDQDIWGYIALNHFKQKKYIHEIGSSTMPHKINPINFENSEGNLGISNSILKHLSNKLPISRWQRDLSDSTVLRNIGVAIGYSLVAYQSTLIGLNKLKVNKKNLLNELEQNWIILGEALQVVMRRYRIDKSYEKVKKLTRGKKITPRIIKNFINNLNLPEYEKERLKKITPANYIGYASDFLNYLK; encoded by the coding sequence ATGAAATTATCTTCACTTAGTGCTATTTCTCCTATTGATGGTAGATATGCTGATAAAGTAAGTGTATTACGTCCTATATTTAGTGAATTTGGTTTATTAAAATTTCGTGTTCAAGTAGAAATTTTTTGGTTAAAAAAAATTTCAGAAATAGAAAAAATAAAAGAAGTTTCTTTATTAAGTAAATCTGCAATTTTATATTTAAATAAAATTATTTCAAATTTTTCTGAACAAGATGCTATACGTATTAAGGAAATCGAACGTATTACTAATCATGATATAAAAGCAGTAGAATATTTTTTAAAAGAAAAAGTTTCTTCTATTAATGAATTATGTAAAATTTCTGATTTTTTTCATTTCGCTTGTACATCTGAAGATATTAATAATATATCATATGCATTAATGTTAAAAATTACACGTGAAAAAATTTTATTACCAAAATGGCAGCAAATTATTAATACAATAAAAACTATGGCGTTAAAATATAAAAATATACCATTATTATCTCGTACTCATGGTCAACCTGCTACACCATCTACAGTTGGTAAAGAATTTGCAAATATAGTATATCGTTTAAAACGACAATATGTTCAATTTGAACAAACTGAAATTTTGGCGAAAATAAATGGTGCTGTTGGCAATTATAATGCTCATATGATTGCTTACCCTGATATAAGATGGCATAAAATAAGCGAAGAATTTATTACGTCATTAGGATTAAAATGGAATCCATTTACAACGCAAATTGAACCGCATGATTATATGTCTGAATTTTTTGATTGTATAATTCGTTTTAATACTATAATTTTAAATTTTGATCAAGATATTTGGGGGTATATCGCGTTAAATCATTTTAAACAAAAAAAATATATACATGAAATTGGGTCGTCGACCATGCCTCATAAAATTAATCCTATTAATTTTGAAAATTCTGAAGGAAATTTAGGAATATCAAATTCAATTTTAAAACACTTGTCAAATAAATTACCTATTTCTCGTTGGCAAAGAGATTTAAGCGATTCCACTGTATTACGTAATATAGGTGTTGCTATAGGATATTCTTTGGTAGCTTACCAATCAACTTTAATTGGTTTGAATAAATTAAAAGTTAATAAAAAAAATTTACTTAATGAATTAGAACAAAATTGGATTATATTAGGTGAAGCTCTTCAAGTTGTTATGCGTCGTTATCGAATAGATAAATCATATGAAAAAGTAAAAAAATTAACTCGCGGCAAAAAAATAACTCCTAGAATTATAAAAAATTTTATTAATAATTTAAATTTACCAGAATATGAAAAAGAACGATTAAAAAAAATAACACCAGCAAACTATATAGGTTATGCTTCTGATTTTTTAAATTATTTAAAATAA
- the mnmA gene encoding tRNA 2-thiouridine(34) synthase MnmA, with protein sequence MFNKKQKKVVIAMSGGVDSSVSAYLLKQYGYEVIGLFMKNWEEDDNVNYCSSSIDLADAISVCDKLNIELHTINFSSEYWNKVFKHFLSEYETGRTPNPDILCNKEIKFKDFFNFAIKNFKADYIATGHYVRNRNINGKSQLLRGSDKNKDQSYFLYTLSYKQISKCIFPIGNLNKTKVRYIASKINLITAKKKDSTGICFIGKRNFFNFLSYYLKIKPGEIITDDGKIIGQHNGIMYYTLGQRKGLGIGGIKNALEKPWYVIDKNIKKNQLIVAQDNKHPRLMSSGLIAQQLYWVNREEITQLRCVVKTRYRQSDIPCTIIKINKNNIKVNFDYPVSAVTPGQSAVFYINEVCIGGGVIDSIIH encoded by the coding sequence ATGTTTAATAAAAAACAAAAAAAAGTTGTTATAGCTATGTCTGGTGGTGTTGATTCATCTGTATCTGCTTATTTATTAAAACAATACGGATATGAAGTTATAGGTTTATTCATGAAAAATTGGGAAGAAGATGATAATGTTAATTATTGTTCTTCATCAATTGATTTAGCGGATGCTATTTCTGTTTGTGATAAATTAAATATTGAATTGCATACAATAAATTTTTCATCAGAATATTGGAATAAAGTATTTAAACATTTTTTATCAGAATATGAAACTGGTAGAACACCAAATCCTGATATTTTATGTAATAAGGAAATTAAATTTAAAGATTTTTTTAATTTTGCTATTAAAAACTTTAAAGCAGATTATATCGCAACTGGACATTATGTTCGTAATAGAAATATTAATGGAAAAAGTCAATTATTACGCGGATCAGATAAAAATAAAGATCAAAGTTATTTTCTATATACACTTAGCTATAAACAAATATCTAAATGTATTTTTCCTATAGGAAATCTTAATAAAACAAAAGTACGATATATAGCATCAAAAATTAATTTAATTACAGCTAAAAAAAAAGATTCTACAGGAATATGTTTTATTGGTAAACGTAATTTTTTTAATTTTTTAAGTTATTATTTAAAAATAAAACCAGGGGAAATTATTACTGATGATGGTAAAATTATTGGACAACATAATGGTATAATGTATTATACTCTAGGGCAACGCAAAGGACTTGGAATAGGAGGTATTAAAAACGCTTTAGAAAAACCTTGGTATGTAATTGATAAAAATATAAAAAAAAACCAACTTATTGTTGCACAAGATAATAAACATCCTCGTTTAATGTCGTCAGGTTTAATCGCACAACAGTTATATTGGGTGAACAGAGAAGAAATAACACAATTACGTTGTGTTGTAAAAACACGTTATAGACAATCTGATATACCTTGTACAATTATTAAAATTAATAAAAATAATATAAAAGTAAATTTTGATTATCCTGTGTCAGCTGTTACTCCCGGGCAATCTGCAGTTTTTTATATAAATGAAGTTTGTATTGGCGGCGGGGTTATTGATTCTATTATTCATTAG
- a CDS encoding FolB domain-containing protein, whose product MDIIFIEQLLVFTKIGIYDWEQKIEQKLILNIELGYIKNHFFFKKKAKHYLDYEKVSKLIILYLKKNKFNLIEEVAEKIANLLIINFKSPWVRVKVLKPHAIAYANQVGVIIERKKIYK is encoded by the coding sequence ATGGATATTATTTTTATTGAACAATTATTAGTTTTTACTAAAATCGGTATATATGATTGGGAACAAAAAATAGAACAAAAATTAATTTTAAATATTGAACTTGGATATATAAAAAATCATTTTTTTTTCAAAAAAAAAGCTAAACATTATTTGGATTATGAAAAAGTAAGTAAATTAATTATTTTATATTTAAAAAAAAATAAATTTAATTTAATAGAAGAAGTAGCAGAAAAAATTGCAAATTTATTAATTATAAATTTTAAAAGTCCTTGGGTTCGTGTCAAAGTTTTAAAACCACATGCTATAGCATATGCAAATCAAGTTGGAGTTATTATTGAAAGAAAAAAAATATATAAATAA
- the folA gene encoding type 3 dihydrofolate reductase, producing MNISLITAMSINKVIGIKKKIPWNLTNELAWFKKNTLNKPIIMGRVTYESIGHPLIKRINIVISNKKHINKKNIFWASSIRKALEIANKAKNHKEIMIIGGSKIYQQFLPLANKLYLTQINIKIPGDTFFPSYNINNWDLIYNKYHKADKNNTYSYYTKIFKKNIFK from the coding sequence ATGAATATTAGTTTAATTACAGCAATGTCTATCAATAAAGTAATTGGTATAAAAAAAAAAATACCATGAAATTTAACAAATGAGTTAGCTTGGTTTAAAAAAAATACATTAAATAAACCAATAATTATGGGACGGGTTACTTATGAATCTATAGGACATCCATTAATAAAACGCATTAACATAGTCATAAGCAATAAAAAACATATTAATAAAAAAAATATTTTTTGGGCATCTTCTATAAGAAAAGCATTAGAAATTGCAAACAAAGCTAAAAATCATAAAGAAATTATGATTATTGGTGGTAGTAAAATATATCAACAATTTTTACCATTAGCAAATAAACTTTATTTAACTCAAATTAATATTAAAATTCCTGGTGATACATTTTTCCCTTCATATAATATTAATAATTGGGATTTAATATATAATAAATATCATAAGGCTGATAAAAATAATACATATAGTTATTATACAAAAATATTTAAAAAAAATATTTTTAAATAA
- the apaH gene encoding bis(5'-nucleosyl)-tetraphosphatase (symmetrical) ApaH, translated as MSTYIIGDVHGCYNELCALLNFVKFNPQLDTLWLTGDLVSRGPESLNVLRYIKSLKSSVRIVLGNHDLHLIKKYSKINCIKNKHNFNKIIYSSDFNDLINWLRCQPLLQIDKEKKIIMTHAGIFPKWDLETVCICAKKIENILSSDNYQLFVNSIYDYESINWSKKLSGLSELCFIVNALTKLRYCFLDGQLDMFHKDTPKKYFSFIKPWFYFIRKIPKEYSLFFGHWASLDGKYTPENIFAMDRGCCWGGYLALYHWDKKKFYYQKSYQKK; from the coding sequence ATGTCTACATATATTATAGGTGATGTTCATGGTTGTTATAATGAATTATGTGCATTGTTAAATTTTGTTAAATTTAATCCACAATTAGATACATTATGGTTAACAGGTGATTTAGTTTCACGAGGACCTGAATCACTTAATGTATTGCGTTATATAAAATCACTTAAATCTTCTGTTCGTATTGTTCTTGGTAATCATGATTTACATTTGATAAAAAAATATTCTAAAATTAATTGTATAAAAAATAAACATAATTTTAATAAAATAATATATTCATCTGATTTTAATGATTTAATAAATTGGTTACGTTGTCAACCGTTATTACAAATTGATAAAGAAAAAAAAATAATAATGACTCATGCAGGAATTTTTCCTAAATGAGATCTTGAAACTGTATGTATATGTGCAAAAAAAATAGAAAATATATTATCTAGTGATAATTATCAATTATTTGTGAATTCAATATATGATTATGAATCAATTAATTGGTCAAAAAAACTATCAGGTTTATCTGAGTTATGTTTTATTGTAAATGCATTAACAAAGTTACGTTATTGTTTTTTGGATGGACAACTTGATATGTTTCATAAAGATACTCCTAAAAAATATTTTTCATTTATTAAACCTTGGTTTTATTTTATAAGAAAAATACCTAAAGAATATTCATTATTTTTTGGACATTGAGCTTCATTAGATGGAAAATACACACCAGAAAATATATTTGCTATGGATAGAGGTTGCTGTTGGGGTGGGTATTTAGCATTATATCATTGGGATAAAAAAAAATTTTATTATCAAAAATCTTATCAAAAAAAATAA